In Carassius auratus strain Wakin chromosome 36, ASM336829v1, whole genome shotgun sequence, the following are encoded in one genomic region:
- the LOC113055062 gene encoding calcium/calmodulin-dependent protein kinase type IV-like translates to MPTSRSGACSVEYWVDGSRRDATVEDFYNMGPELGRGATSVVFRCEEKQTEKPYAVKVLKKTIDKKIVRTEIGVLLRLSHPNIIRLKEIFETETEIFLILELVTGGELFDRIVERGYYSERDAAHVIKQILEAVAYLHENGVVHRDLKPENLLYADLSIDAPLKIADFGLSKIIDEQVTMKTVCGTPGYCAPEILRGNAYGPEVDMWSVGVILYILLCGFEPFFDPRGDQYMYSRILNCDYEFVSPWWDEVSLNAKDLVSKLIVLDPHKRLTVKQALEHPWVLGKVARFSHMDTTQRKLQEFNARRKLKAAMKAVVATSRMHEGSRRRTDSCEMPNADKTSRQSSIQKDNTVDSQREPIPIKEGPEQAEDGALSPSCPPLHLTHKSKPSVISGPMPTRPPLIAEGHRQTSVLPKAPVVRPRVPKKSCSVDPGGKHEPSPVSTSPPSPKNLSNGFSMSVEAGGSTAECQYPG, encoded by the exons ATGCCCACCTCTCGGTCCGGCGCGTGCTCGGTGGAATACTGGGTCGATGGCTCGCGCCGAGATGCGACAGTGGAGGATTTCTATAACATGGGCCCAGAATTAGGCAG GGGTGCCACATCTGTTGTGTTTCGCTGTGAAGAGAAGCAAACTGAGAAACCTTACGCTGTGAAGGTCTTGAAGAAAACC ATTGACAAGAAAATTGTGAGGACAGAGATCGGAGTCTTGCTGCGTCTCTCTCATCCaaatatt ATTCGTTTGAAGGAAATTTTTGAAACGGAGACCGAGATCTTTCTTATCCTTGAGTTGGTCACAGGTGGAGAGCTTTTTGACAG gattGTGGAGAGGGGCTACTACAGTGAGAGAGATGCAGCTCACGTCATCAAACAGATCCTGGAGGCTGTGGCG TACTTACATGAGAATGGAGTTGTTCACAGAGACCTCAAACCAGAAAATCTCCTTTATGCTGACTTGTCGATAGATGCACCTCTTAAGATAG CTGACTTTGGTCTTTCTAAAATAATCGATGAGCAAGTGACGATGAAGACAGTATGTGGGACCCCCGGCTACTGTG CTCCTGAGATCCTCAGAGGAAATGCTTATGGTCCTGAGGTTGACATGTGGTCGGTGGGAGTCATCCTTTATATTTT GCTGTGTGGGTTTGAACCATTTTTCGATCCAAGGGGGGATCAGTACATGTACAGTCGCATTCTGAACTGTGATTACGAGTTTGTCTCCCCCTGGTGGGATGAAGTGTCTCTTAATGCAAAGGATCTG GTTAGTAAGCTCATAGTGCTGGACCCTCATAAACGTCTCACAGTCAAACAGGCTCTGGAGCACCCATGGGTGCTTGGAAAAGTAGCACGGTTCTCCCACATGGACACAACACAAAGAAAACTACAGGAATTTAATGCTCGACGCAAATTAAAG GCTGCTATGAAAGCTGTGGTCGCCACAAGCCGGATGCACGAGGGCTCACGGCGGCGGACGGACAGCTGCGAAATGCCTAATGCAGACAAGACCTCGCGTCAGAGCAGCATACAGAAGGACAACACAGTGGATTCTCAAAGAGAGCCCATTCCCATTAAAGAGGGACCTGAGCAGGCTGAAGATGGTGCCCTGAGTCCCTCATGTCCCCCCCTCCACCTCACCCATAAATCTAAACCTTCTGTCATATCTGGGCCCATGCCCACTCGCCCACCCCTCATAGCAGAGGGTCACAGACAGACCTCCGTCCTTCCAAAGGCTCCAGTGGTTCGGCCCAGGGTGCCCAAGAAGAGCTGCTCAGTGGATCCGGGAGGCAAACACGAGCCTTCGCCGGTGAGCACCAGCCCACCCAGTCCCAAGAACCTCAGTAATGGTTTCTCCATGAGTGTGGAGGCAGGCGGCAGTACGGCAGAATGTCAGTATCCTGGATGA